GGCCTGCAGCGCCAGCGCACGCATCACGTCCCAGTCCTCGGGCTCGAAGACGCGGTCCTCGCGGCGCTCGGTCAGCACCAGCACGCCCTCGTCGGCCACGGGAACGTGGGCCACCTGCGACGTGGCGGGGTCGCCGAAGAGCGGCGCGGCCACCGCGCAGGGGCCGCCGGCGCGCGCGTCCAGCGCCTGCATCAGCCCCGGCTCGGCGAAGCGCGGGTCCCACAGGAGGCAGGCGCGGTACTCCGTCGGCGCGGCGCCGGGGCGGGCGGGGGCGCGCAGCATCCCGCGCGCGGGCTCGCGGACGAACGCCAGCGAGGTGTGCGCGCCCACGATGCGCAGCGCGTGCTCGGCCAGCGCGCGGAACACCTCGTCCTCGGCCGCGGCGGCGTTCAGCTCCTCGAAGTAGGCGATGAGCTGGTCCGGAAGGCGCTGGCGCTTCAGCTGCCGCATCCGCTCCTGCCGCAGCGCGGCGATGCGCGCGCGCGCCTGGGCCAGCAGGTCGCCCTCGCCCTCGCAGGGAAGGCGCCAGGTGCCGGACGCGGCCAGCAGCACCCCCTCTTCGGGGCCCGATTCCAGGAGCAGCACCAGGTCCTGCACGTCGGCAGGCACTTCGATCATCTGCTCGACCGCGGCGCGCACGGCCTGCCGCGGCCCGCGCTCGTCGTGCGCGGGCGCGCGCGTGCCATCCGCGATCCACCGCGTGGGCGTGGCCATGAGCACGCCCAGCGTCCGGTCGTCTCCGCGCCGCAATCGCATCAAGGTCCTCCCAAAAGAAAACGGGCCGATCCGTCCCGAAACCGACAGATCCGCCCGTACCCAAAGACCAGCTAAGCTATTGCCTTCATTTGGCTTGCCAATATAAACGTGTTCCCTAAATGCGTCAATCGGTGTCCTCGCACGGGGACGGCCATCCAGAAATTCAACATTCCCGCGTTCGCGCAGGGTTCAAAAAAGGTGACGGAGCAGGGCACGGTTCGGCGGCGCACCCCGTCCGCGGGCGACGATCAAGGCTGAGGATGACCGGAGCCCACGTCACCAGACGCCGAGATTCATCGACAGCCGCTCAGGATCTCAGGAACGCGAAAGAGCCCTGCATTCACGAGAGATGCAGGGGTTCATTTCGCCACGGCACTTCACATCGGAGGCGAAGGAAACGCCAGGCCGACGCTTGCGCCGTCGCATGCGGGAGTGCGCAACTTACTCGTTATACAATCTTTTCGGGATAATCCTTGCGCGGAGTTCAGGGAGGAGCTACTCTGGACTTACGATAAGGTGTGCTCCTAAAGGAGCGCACTCGTAGAAACTCATTATGAGGAGAGTGGCGCATGAGAAACAAGTGGTTGCACTGGGCGGCGGCCTCACTGCTGGTGGCGC
This Longimicrobium sp. DNA region includes the following protein-coding sequences:
- a CDS encoding GGDEF domain-containing protein → MRLRRGDDRTLGVLMATPTRWIADGTRAPAHDERGPRQAVRAAVEQMIEVPADVQDLVLLLESGPEEGVLLAASGTWRLPCEGEGDLLAQARARIAALRQERMRQLKRQRLPDQLIAYFEELNAAAAEDEVFRALAEHALRIVGAHTSLAFVREPARGMLRAPARPGAAPTEYRACLLWDPRFAEPGLMQALDARAGGPCAVAAPLFGDPATSQVAHVPVADEGVLVLTERREDRVFEPEDWDVMRALALQAEMALRRIRLIESVRSLSLTDSLTGLANRRHMDVVMEHAWASARRGEPLAVMVLDLDGFKAVNDAQGHQAGDRVLCQVADVLRSEARGSDVVVRYGGDEFLAILPGGNAAAAHSLAERVRMRLNGSVGVSAGVAEYRPEIASPDELVRDADRALYEVKRARGCR